The proteins below come from a single Necator americanus strain Aroian chromosome V, whole genome shotgun sequence genomic window:
- a CDS encoding hypothetical protein (NECATOR_CHRV.G20276.T1): protein MEAAAGTESGPSQTAAMGGSYKGFTTLLSATLYRSASREAPYAIAAIAESERPEAERSCVNGCARSGAFGLAAPIAVRPSLGLQSEWS from the exons ATGGAGGCAGCAGCTGGAACCGAGtcgggaccgtcgcaaactgcagcgatgggtggttcctacaaaggtttcaccacgctcctatccgctacgctctacagaagcgcctcgagagaagcaccgtacgcaattgc CGCTATAGCCGAGtcagaacgacctgaagcagagcgcagttgcgtaaacggctgcgctcgaagcggtgcgtttGGGCTCGCGGCTCCGATCGCGGTGAGACCATCGTTAGGTCTGCAGTCCGAGTGGAGTTAG
- a CDS encoding hypothetical protein (NECATOR_CHRV.G20277.T4): MRVSPKLFGTNHLFLDTKLWLATTKTGLQPCEGPRSSRQSLIASVAPLVLARSNRSCFRNGKRVDKKPREDKHSSFKTTCPLKSQSQ; this comes from the exons ATGAGGGTATCTCCAAAGTTGTTCGGAACCAACCATTTGTTTCTCGACACCAAGTTGTGGTTGGCGACAACTAAAACT GGTCTTCAGCCTTGTGAAGGACCTCGCTCCTCTAGACAAAGTTTAATCGCTTCTGTCGCGCCGTTGGTGTTGGCGAGAAGCAATCGCTCGTGTTTCCGAAACGGAAAACGTGTGGACAA AAAACCAAGAGAAGACAAGCATAGCAGCTTCAAGACGACGTGTCCTCTGAAATCGCAATCTCAGTGA